In Panthera leo isolate Ple1 chromosome E3, P.leo_Ple1_pat1.1, whole genome shotgun sequence, a genomic segment contains:
- the ABHD11 gene encoding protein ABHD11: MLRWARAWRLPLRGLGPSSLSAPRVPLAPSSSGRSGTERRSVLLSYRLLDGEEARPALVFLHGLFGSKTNFNSIAKALAQQTGRRVLTVDARNHGDSPHSPDMSYEAMSQDVQDLLTQLGLVPCVLVGHSMGGRTAMLLALQRPELVERLIAVDISPVETTSNSDFPSYMAAMRAVDVPDDMSRSSARKLADQQLSTVIQDPAVRQFLLTNLVEVDGRFVWRVNLEALAQHVDKILAFPPRQESYPGPTLFLLGGNSQYVHPSHHSEIRRLFPQAQMQTVPNAGHWIHADCPQDFMAAIRGFLA; encoded by the exons ATGCTCCGCTGGGCCCGCGCCTGGAGGCTCCCCCTTAGGGGGCTCGGCCCCTCCAGTCTCAGCGCCCCCAGGGTGCCCCTCGCACCCAGCAGCAGTGGCCGAAGCGGCACCGAGAGGAG GTCGGTGCTGCTTTCCTACAGACTTCTGGACGGAGAGGAGGCCCGCCCGGCCCTCGTGTTTCTGCACGGGCTCTTCGGCTCCAAAACCAACTTCAACTCCATCGCTAAGGCCCTGGCCCAGCAGACTGGCCGGAGG GTGCTAACAGTGGATGCTCGGAACCATGGTGACAGCCCCCACAGCCCAGACATGAGCTATGAGGCCATGAGCCAAGACGTGCAGGATCTCCTGACCCAGCTGGGCCTAGTGCCCTGTGTCCTCGTTGGCCACAGCATGGGAGGCAGGACAGCCATGCTGCTGGCACTCCAGAGG CCAGAGCTGGTGGAACGCCTGATTGCTGTGGACATCAGCCCAGTGGAGACCACATCCAACTCAGACTTCCCATCCTACATGGCAGCCATGAGGGCTGTAGACGTCCCAGATGACATGTCCCGCTCCTCTGCCCGAAAACTGGCCGATCAGCAGCTCAGCACTGTTATCCAA GACCCGGCCGTGCGTCAGTTCCTGCTCACCAACCTGGTGGAGGTGGATGGGCGCTTCGTCTGGAGGGTGAACTTGGAAGCATTGGCCCAGCACGTGGACAAGATCTTGGCTTTCCCGCCACGACAAGAATCTTACCCTGGGCCAACCCTCTTCCTCCTGGGTGGAAACTCTCAATATGTGCA TCCCAGCCACCATTCTGAGATCAGGCGGCTCTTCCCTCAAGCCCAGATGCAGACTGTGCCCAATGCTGGCCACTGGATCCATGCTGACTGCCCGCAGGACTTCATGGCTGCCATCCGAGGCTTCCTAGCCTAA